The Capra hircus breed San Clemente chromosome 11, ASM170441v1, whole genome shotgun sequence genomic interval gaaaataccatggacagaggagcctggcagtctacagggtcgcaaagtgtcagacacgactgaagcaacctagcccACACAACTGTGACTTAGACGGATGGTAGTCATAAGGACACAGTTCTTGGAAGGGATTTGAATGAATCTGAGTGTTTGATAGGTAGGGATTAAGACCAAGAACTCCAGGCCTTGGGAAGAGTATGAGCAGCGTGCAGTACTGGATTGAGAATGGGACACCTGCACTGTTGTTTGAAAGGTCAGGAGGCAGCGAAGTTCTTGCCATCTGACTGTGGGCACTGTCTTTGCTCTTCATTTCAGTGACGGTCGGATCAAATACACCTTGAAcaagaacagtatggaaattgaGATCCCATTGCCTTTTGGTGGCAAATCCTCCGAAGATCTAAAGATGTTCAAGATGATTCAGACTCCAGCCCTCAACTTCCAGCCTCTGGGATTCCACCTGCCGTCGCAAGAGTTCCAAATCCCCACTTTTACCATCCCCCACTTGTATCCACTGCGGCTGCCCCTCTTGGGTGTGCTAGACCTCTCCACAAGTATCTACAGCAACTTGTACAACTGGTCTGCCTCCTATACTGGCGGAAACACCAGCACGGACCACTGGAGCCTTCAGGCTCAGTACCACGTGAAGGCAGATTCTGTGGTCGACCTGCTCTCCTACCACATGCAAGGTGAGCCATACTCACGGGGAGGGTCACAGAACAGCTTCGCTGCATGTCCCAGTGGGAGAACCTCCTCTAGGAAGGGAAAAACTTCCTTTTTTCTTGCTACTTGGAACCctgttcttttattattattattattttaattgaaggataattgttttccaatattgtgttggtttctgccaaacatcgacatgaattggccataggtatgcctatgtcctctccctcttgaacctccctcccagctcccttcccgcccctcccctccaggtTGTTACAAacccccagtttgagttccctgagtggtACGGCAAATTCCCATAGCTGTCTGTCTTACATATGGTCATGTATAtgtttctatgttactctctccatatatcccaccctctccttcctccccctccaccaccttgttcataagtctgttctctatgtctgtgtatccactgctgccctgcaaatagggaaccttatactttttctttcctacctttatccctccctgcctctcttcttttggaaatatttattaaacacataTGTATCAAGTATCCTACTAGGCAGTAAGAGAGAAAATGAACAGATAAACTAGCAGTTAGATTTCAGTGTGAAAGATGCTGTGATACAGTCTAGGTATAAAGTGGAAGCACTTGAAAGGGAAACCCAGCAAGGTCTGTGGTAGTCAGGGAGGGCTTCTGGGAGGAAGGCCTTTTGCTGTCAGATGTTATGCTCACACTACAGATAGAGGAGACTGTGGCACAACTGACCCAGACCAGTGGGACTTTATTACTGAAAGCCTTTCAACGTAGAAATTGTTCTGGAGATGCATGACTTCATTTAATCAgtgtgttttgatttttatgCTAGGATCTGGAAAAACAGCGTATGACCACAGGAGTACACTCACGTTATCAGGTGATGGGTCTCTACACCACAAATTTCTGGATTCAAATGTCAAATTCAATCACGTAGAGAAAAGGGGAAACAGTCCGGCCTCAAAAGGTCTGCTAACATTTGATGCATCCAGTGCCTGGGGCCCACAAATCTCTGCGTCAGTCCATTTGGACTCAAAGAAGAAAGAGCATTTGTATGTCAAGGAAGTCAAGATTGACGGACAGTTCAGAGCCTCTGCATTCTATGCTAAAGGTGCATATGACCTGTCTTATCAGAGAGATCCTGCCACGGGCCAGCTCACTGGAGAATCCAACCTGAGGTTTAACTCCTCCTACGTCCAGGGCACCAACCAGATAACAGGAAGGTACGATGATGGCGCTGTCTCCATTACCTCCACCTCGGATCTGCAAGATGGccttgtgaaaaatactgcttccCTGAAATATGAGAACTATGAGCTGACACTGAAATCTGACACCAACGGGAAGTATGAGGACTTTGCCACTTCAAACAAAGTGGATCTGACCTTCTCTAAGCAGAATGCATTGCTCCGTTCTGAGTATCAGGCTGATTACAAGTCACTGAGGTTCTTCACCCTGCTTTCTGGATCTCTAAATTCTCACGGCCTTGAGTTAAATGCCGACATCATGGGCACTGACAAAATTAATAGTGGTGCTCACAAGGCGACACTCAGGATTGCCCGGGATGGAATGTCCACCAGTGCAACGACCAGCTTGAAGTATAGTCCCCTGGTGCTGGAGAATGAACTCAACGCGGCAGTCAGCCTCTCGGGGGCATCTCTGAAATTAACATCAAACGGCCGCTTTCGAGAACACCATGCGAAATTCAGTCTAGATGGAAAAGCTGCCCCCACAGAGGTGTCGCTGGGAAGTGCTTATCAGGCCATGATTCTGGGTGTCGACAGCAAAAACATCTTCTACTTCAAAATCAACCAGGAAGGACTCAAGCTTTCAAATGACATAATGGGTTCATATGATGAAATGAAACTTGACTACACAAACAATCTGAACGTTGTAGGGTTCTCACTGGACTTCTCTTCCAAACTTGACAACATTTATAGCTCTGACAAGTTTTATAAGCAAAATTTTAATCTACAGTTAGAGCCCTATTCTCTGGTAACTACTTTAAACAGTGACTTGAAATTCAATGCTCTGGATATGACCAACAGTGGAAAATTAAGGCTAGAACCTCTGAAGCTGAATGTGGGTGGAACCATAAAAGGAGCCTACCAAAATGACGAAATAAAACACATCTACACTCTTTCTTATGCTGACTTATCTGCAAGCTATAAAGCAGACACTGTAGCTAAGGTACAGGGAACAGAGTTTAGCCATCGGCTCAGCACGAACATTGCTGGGCTTGCTTCAACTGTGGACATCAGTACAAGCTACAATTCAGACTCCCTGCATTTCAGCAATGCGTTCCGCTCTGCAGTGGCCCCATTCACAATGACCATCGACACACATACAAATGGCAATGGGAAGCTGGTTCTCTGGGGACAACACATGGGGCAGCtgtacagcaaattcctgttgaaaGCAGAACCTCTGGCCTTTACTTTCTCCCATGATTACAGAGGATCCACAAGTCACCATCTCACGTCCAGGAGGAGCGTCACCACTGCTCTTGATCACAAAGTCAGTGCCCTGCTCACTCTGGCCGAGCAGACAGGCAACTGGAAACTCAGGACCCGGTTGAACCAAAATGAATACAGCCAGGACTTCAGTGCTTACAACACAAAGGACAAAGTTGGTGTTGAGCTCAGTGGACGAGCCCTGGCTGACCTCACGGTGCTGGACTTCCCTATTGCAGTGCCTCTTGTACTCAGCGAGTCCATCAACGTCATCGACACTTTAGAGATGAGGGACTCTGTTGGTCAGCCCCAAGAATTCACTCTTGTTGCTTCTGTAAAATATGATAAGAACCAAAATGCTCACACCATCCATCTCCCATTCTTTAAATTCCTGccaaaatattttgagaagacTCGGGTAGTAGTTATAGGTGCGCTGGAGGCTGTACAGAAAGAACTGAAGCGCACCCATATTGATCAGCACATGAGGAAATGCATAGCAGCCTTGAACAGACTCTCACAGCAAGTTAGTGATTATCTGAGCACGTTCAATTGGGAGAGACAAGTTTTGAGTGCCAAGGAGAAACTAACTGCTTTCACAGAAAATTATAGAATGACAGAAAATGACCTACAAATTGTATTAGACAATGCCAAAATCAACCTTAATGAAAAACTGTCTCAGCTGCAGACATATGTGATACAATTTGATCAGTATATTGAAGATAATTATGATTTGCATGATTTTAAGACAACTGTTGCTAAGATTATTGATCAAATcattgaaaaattgaaaattcTTGATGAACATTATCATATCCGTGTCAATTTAGTAAAAAAAATTCGTGAtctgtatttttttattgaaaattttgaTTTTAACAAAGTTGGAAGTAGTACTGCATCTTGGATTCAAAATATGGATACTAAGTATCAAATAAGAATCCAGATACAAGAAAAATTACAACAGCTCAAGGTACAGATTCAGACTGTAGACATCCATCACCTTGCTGAAATGTTCAAACAGCAGGTTGAAGCTGTTGACATCAGAGTGCTTTTAGATCAGTTGAGAACTACAATCCCATTTCaaagaataaaggaaattatTGAGCATGTCAAATACCGTGTTACAAGTCTTTCTGAAGGTTTTGAAGTAACTGAGGAAATCAAAGCTTTCAGAGTCATGGTCCATGAGTTCATTGAgatgtataaaatagatcaaCACATCCAGGTTTTAATGGATAAATCAGTGCAGTTGGCCCAACAATATAAGCTGCAGGAGACTGTTCAGAAGCTAAGCAGTGTCCTACAGCAAGTCAAGATGGCAGAAATTGTTGAAAAATTGATCGGGCTTACCGACAATGCTCTCAAGCAGCTTGAAGCATTGTCTTTTAATCAATTCCTTGAAGAAGTAAACAAATTCCTTGACATGTTGGTAAAAAAATTAAGGTCATTTCAATACCACCAGTTTGTAGATGAAACCAATAACAAAATTCATGAGGTGACTCAGCGAATCAATGATGAAATTCAGGCCCTGGAACTCCCACAGAAAGCAAAGGCACTCAGACTGCTTGTAGAGGATGCTAGGATTGTGGTCTCAACCTATCTGGAAAACCTAAAGACCACCAAAATCACCTTATTCTTGGATTGGCTACAGGAGGCTCTAAGTTCAACATCTGTAACTTACATGAAAGCAAAATTTCAGGAGACCCTGGAAGATTTTCGAGACCGAGTATATCAAATGGATGTACGTCAGGAACTCCAGCGGTACCTGTTCCTAGTGGGCCAGGTTTACAACACACTCGTCACCTACATTTCTGACTGGTGGGCTCTTGCTGCTAAGAACCTTACTGACTTTGCAGAACAGTATTCGATACAAGACTGGGCTGAAAACCTGAAAACATTAGTAGAAAAAGGGTTCACTGTTCCCGAAATCCAGACCACCTTTGGGACCATACCTGCCTTTGAAATCAGTCTCCGTGCCCTTCAGGAGGCTACATATCAGACTCCTGACTTCACCATTCCCCTGACAGATCTGAGGATCCCATCCTTTCAGATCAACTTCAAAACACTAAAGGATGTGAAAATCCCATCTAGCTTTTCCACACCAGAATTTACCATCCTTAATACTCTCCATGTCccttcctttacaattgacttcgtagaaataaaaataaagatcatcAGAACCATTGACCAGATGCTGAACAGTGAACTGCAGTGGCCAGTCCCGGAAGTGTACCTGGGGAATCTGAGCGGAGTGGATACCATTCTTGCTGGAATCACTGTGCCAGACTTCCATTTACCGGAAATCACTATTCCAGAATTTGTCATCCCGAATCTTAACCTCACAGATTTTCAAGTTTCTGACCTTCACATCCCAGACTTCCAGCTTCCCCATATCTCACACACAATTGAAATACCTGCTTTTGGCAAGCTGTACGGCATTCTGAAAATCCAGTCTCCCTTTTTCACGTTAGATGCAAATACTGACGTTCAGAATGCAACAGCTTCGGAAAACCAGGCGGAGATCGAGGCTTCCATCAGTGCCAAAGGAGCATCCAGATTAGAAATGCTCAATTTTGATTTTCAAGCAAAAGCACAACTTTCGGACCCTACGATTAATCCACTGGTTCTGAAGGAATCCTTGAGGTTCTCTAGCAAGTACCTGAAGACAGAGCATGAGAGTGAGATGCTCTGGGTTGGAAATGCTATCGAGGGAAAGTCAAACACAATGGCAGgtatacacacagaaaaaaatacactGGAGCTCAGTAACGGTGTGCTTGTCAAAATAAATAATCAGCTTACCCTGGACAGCAACACAAAGTACTTCCACAAATTGAACATCCCCCAGCTGGATTTCTCCAGCCAGGCTGACCTGCACAGTGACCTCAAGACTCTGTTGGAAGCTGGACACATAGCATGGGCTTCTTCTGGAACAGCATCCTGGAAATTGGCCTGCCACGATTTCTCAGATGAGGGAACACATGAATCCCAAAGTAGCTTTACTGTGGAAGAGTCCATCACTTCCTTCAGATTGTCTAATAAGATCAACGGCAAACACCTAAGAGTGAACCAAAAAATACTGTATGAGTCTCGATTCCTCAACTTCTCTAAATTTGAAATCCAGTCACAAGCTGAATGCCAGCATGTGGGTCGCAGTGTTCTAACTGCTAAAGGCCTGGCACTGCTTCAAGAGGGGAAGGCGGAGATAACTGGCAACCATGATGCTCATTTAAATGGGAAAGTTGTTGGAACTTtgaaaaattctcttttcttttcagcaCAGCCATATGAGATGACTGCATCCACAAACAATGAAGGGAACTTAAGAGTTAGCTTTCCATTAAAACTGACAGGGAAGATAGACTTTCTGAATAATTATGCACTGTTTCTGAGTCCTAGTACCCAGGAAGCCAGTTGGCAAGCAAGTGGCAGGTTCAATCAATATAAGTACCATCAAAATTTCTCTGCTGgcaacaatgagaaaagcatcGAAGCCCACATAGGAATAAATGGAGAAGCCAACCTGGATTTCTTAAACATTCCTTTAACAATCCCTGAAATGACTCTACCTTACACAAAGCTCACAACTCCCCAGATGAAAGAAATCTCCTTATGGGAAAAGACAGGCTTGAAGGATTTCTTGAAAACAACAAAGCAATCATTTGATTTAAGTGTAAGAGCTCAgtataagaaaaacaaagacaagcACTCCATCCCAGTTCCTCTGAATGCCTTCTACACACTTATCCATCGTAAcatcaattccttctccaggctttTTGAGAGAGTCAGAAACCAGGCACTAGATTTTTTTACCAAATCCTATAATGAAGCAAAAACTACATTTGATAAGTACAAAGTTGAAAAATCCCTTAACCAGCAGCCCAAGATCTATAAAATTCCTGGATACACTATTCCAGTTGCCAACATTGAAGTGTCTCCCTTCACAGTGAAGATGTTAACATTTGAGTATATGATCCCCAAAGAGATCAGCACCCCCAGCATCACGGTCCTGGGTTCTGGCATCTACGTACCCTCATACACGTTAGTCTTGCCATTCTTAGAGCTGCCAACCCTTCATGTCCCTAAGGAACTTTCTGAGCTTTCTCTTCCAGAGTTCAAGGTATTGAGTaccataaacaaaattttaattccaGCCCTGGGCAATATTACCTAtgatttttcctttaaatcaAGCATCATCACACTGAATACCAATATTGGTCTTTATAACCAGTCAGATATTGTCGCTCATTTTCTTACTTCATCATCTTCTGTCATGGACGCACTGCAGTACAAATTAGAGGGCACCTCAAGTTTGACGAGGAAAAGAGGACTGAAGTTAGCCGCAGCTTTGTCCCTGAGTAACAGATTTGTGGAGGGCAATCATGACAGTACCATTAGTTTCACCAAGAAAAATATGGACGCATCAGTGACGACAACAGCAAGAGTCCAAATTCCAATTCTGAAAATGACTTTCAAGCAAGAGCTTCATGGGAATACCAAGTCAAAACctgctgtctcttcagtcatTGAATTAAAGTATAATTTCAATTCCCCCAAACTGCTCTCTGCTGCTATGGGAGCAGTTACCCACAAGCTCACCTTAGAAAGCCTCACCTCttacttttccattgagtcatctACAAAAGGAAGTGTTGAGGGTTCTTTTGGTTCACAGGGATATTCAGGGTCTCTTGCCAGTGAAGCCAGCACTTACTTGAATTCCAAGGGCACCAGATCTTCTGTGACACTGCAAGGAGCCTCCAAAGCAGATGGTCTCTGGGAcctcaaagtaaaagaaaattttgCTGGAGAAACCACACTCCAACGCATATATACCATCTgggaacaaaatataaaaaaccaTTTAGAGCTAGGGGGCCTCATTTTAACATCTGGAGAGCATACAAGCAAAGCCACCCTGGAGCTCTCCCTGTGGAAAATATCAGCTCTTGTTCAGGTCCGTGCACATCAGCCCGGTTCCCTCCTTAAAATCAATTACCTTGGCCAGGAAGTCTCCTTGAATGTTAACACTGAGAACCAGAAAATCAGCTGGAAAAGTCAGGTCCAGGTTCATTCTGGGTCTCTCCAGAACAATATACAGCTCTCTAATGACCAAGAAGTGGCTCGCTTTGACATGGCAGTCTCCTTAGAAGGGCACCTACGGTTCCTCAAAGATACTGTCCTACCGGTTTATGACAAGAGCTTATGGGACCTCCTAAAGCTGGATGTCACCACCAGCCTTAATAGGAAACAGTATCTGCGTGCTGCAACTGCCGTCATATATACCAAAAACCCCAATGGTTATCTTGTCTCTATCCCCATGCAAGAATTGGATGATAAATTCATTATTCCTGGACTGAAACGAAATAATCAAAATTCCGTTTATGTCACACCTACATTCCAAGTCCCCTTTACAGATCTTCAGGTTCCATCCTACACACTTGACCTCAGTGAAATAGAAATCTACAAGAAGCTAAGTATTCTTCCATTGACCTTCAACGTATCAACTCTACCCAAAGTAAAATTCCCCAGAGTTGATGTGTTGATACAATACTCTAAACCAGAAGCCTCCTCTGTTCCCTTTTTTGAGATAACTGTGCCTGCAGCTCAGTTGACTGTGTCCCACTTCACCCTTCCCAAAAGTATTTCAGTTGGCAGCACTGTTCTGGATCTAAACGCGGTTGCCAGTAACATCGCAGACTTTGAGCTGCCGACCATCACCGTGCctgagcagactcttgagattccttcCATGAAGTTCTCTGTACCTGCTGGAATTCTTGTTCCTTCCTTTGGAACACTGACCGCACGTTTTGAGGTGGCCTCGCCCTTGTATAACACCACTTGGAGTGCTGgtttgaaaaacaaaggagatcaTGTTGAAACATTCCT includes:
- the APOB gene encoding apolipoprotein B-100, with protein sequence MGAPRPAVLLLLLLLFLDAASTQARDEVLENVSPSCPKDATRFKHLRKYVYNYEAESSSGVPGTADSRSSTKINCKVELEVPQLCNFILKTSHCTLKEVYGLDPEGKALLKKTKNSEEFAAAMSKYDLKLAVPEGKQVLLYPEKEEPKHILNIKRGIISALLLPPETEEAKQVLFLDTVYGNCSTDFTVKTKKGNVATEISIERNLGKCDHFQPISTGVSPLALIRGMTRPLSTMIGSSQSCRYTLDPRRKHVSEAICNEQHLFLPFSYKNKYGMMAQVTQTLKLEDTPKINSRFFEEGTEAVGLAFESTRSTSPPKHAEAIVKTLQELQKLHVSEQNAQRANLFHKLVTELRGLSSEAVTSLLPKLIEVSSPITLQALIQCGQPQCYTHILQWLKNERANPLLIDAVTYLVALIPEPSAERLREVFNTARVQQSRLTFYALSHVINNYHKTNPTWTQDLLEIADYLSEQIGNDCTGNEDLTYLILRVIGNIGKTMEQLTPKLTSSVLKCIRSEQPSLVIQKAAIQALRKMELSDEVREVLLQTFLDDTSPGDKRLAAYLMLMGSPSQSDISKITQLLPREQNEQVKNFVASHIANILNSEDLYVQDLKSLVEEALKKSQLPTIMDFKKFSQSYQFSKSISLPSLDLVSAKIEGNLIFDPNNYLPKESMLKTTLKVFGFASADLFEIGLEGKGFEPTLEALFGKEGFFPDSVNKALYWVNGRVPDRVSKVLVDHFGYTKDDKHEQDMVNGIMFNVEKLVKDLKSKDFPEARAYLRILGEELGFVRLHDLQLLGKLLLKGVHTLQGIPQMIKELVRKGSTSDLFLHYIFMDNAFELPTGLGLQLQVSSSGIITPGIKAGVKLEVANMQAELVTKPSVSVEFVTNMGIVIPDFARSGVQMNTNFFHETGLEARVVLKAGQLKFIIPSPKRPVRLFSGSNTLHLISTTKTEAIPPLIENRQSWSTCKPFFIGLNYCITGAYSNASSTDSSSYYPLTGDTRFELELKPTGEVEQYSAKAFYELRRDGEALVDMLKLVTQTEGVKQTEATLLFRYNRQSKTLSSELHIPDFDVDLGTVLKVSYDPSKEKKSYKLTLDFQNKKITEVTLTGHISYDRREEGKIKGVISIPRLQAEARSEILSLWSPSKLLLQMDSSATAYGSTISKKVAWRYDGEKIEFEWNTGTNVDTKKATSSFPVDLSGLPKSLHTYANILLDRRVPQTDLTFRRMGSKLVAAASTWLQETSRSLPYAQNIQDQLSGLQELCLQKMKLPNFHIPENLFLKSDGRIKYTLNKNSMEIEIPLPFGGKSSEDLKMFKMIQTPALNFQPLGFHLPSQEFQIPTFTIPHLYPLRLPLLGVLDLSTSIYSNLYNWSASYTGGNTSTDHWSLQAQYHVKADSVVDLLSYHMQGSGKTAYDHRSTLTLSGDGSLHHKFLDSNVKFNHVEKRGNSPASKGLLTFDASSAWGPQISASVHLDSKKKEHLYVKEVKIDGQFRASAFYAKGAYDLSYQRDPATGQLTGESNLRFNSSYVQGTNQITGRYDDGAVSITSTSDLQDGLVKNTASLKYENYELTLKSDTNGKYEDFATSNKVDLTFSKQNALLRSEYQADYKSLRFFTLLSGSLNSHGLELNADIMGTDKINSGAHKATLRIARDGMSTSATTSLKYSPLVLENELNAAVSLSGASLKLTSNGRFREHHAKFSLDGKAAPTEVSLGSAYQAMILGVDSKNIFYFKINQEGLKLSNDIMGSYDEMKLDYTNNLNVVGFSLDFSSKLDNIYSSDKFYKQNFNLQLEPYSLVTTLNSDLKFNALDMTNSGKLRLEPLKLNVGGTIKGAYQNDEIKHIYTLSYADLSASYKADTVAKVQGTEFSHRLSTNIAGLASTVDISTSYNSDSLHFSNAFRSAVAPFTMTIDTHTNGNGKLVLWGQHMGQLYSKFLLKAEPLAFTFSHDYRGSTSHHLTSRRSVTTALDHKVSALLTLAEQTGNWKLRTRLNQNEYSQDFSAYNTKDKVGVELSGRALADLTVLDFPIAVPLVLSESINVIDTLEMRDSVGQPQEFTLVASVKYDKNQNAHTIHLPFFKFLPKYFEKTRVVVIGALEAVQKELKRTHIDQHMRKCIAALNRLSQQVSDYLSTFNWERQVLSAKEKLTAFTENYRMTENDLQIVLDNAKINLNEKLSQLQTYVIQFDQYIEDNYDLHDFKTTVAKIIDQIIEKLKILDEHYHIRVNLVKKIRDLYFFIENFDFNKVGSSTASWIQNMDTKYQIRIQIQEKLQQLKVQIQTVDIHHLAEMFKQQVEAVDIRVLLDQLRTTIPFQRIKEIIEHVKYRVTSLSEGFEVTEEIKAFRVMVHEFIEMYKIDQHIQVLMDKSVQLAQQYKLQETVQKLSSVLQQVKMAEIVEKLIGLTDNALKQLEALSFNQFLEEVNKFLDMLVKKLRSFQYHQFVDETNNKIHEVTQRINDEIQALELPQKAKALRLLVEDARIVVSTYLENLKTTKITLFLDWLQEALSSTSVTYMKAKFQETLEDFRDRVYQMDVRQELQRYLFLVGQVYNTLVTYISDWWALAAKNLTDFAEQYSIQDWAENLKTLVEKGFTVPEIQTTFGTIPAFEISLRALQEATYQTPDFTIPLTDLRIPSFQINFKTLKDVKIPSSFSTPEFTILNTLHVPSFTIDFVEIKIKIIRTIDQMLNSELQWPVPEVYLGNLSGVDTILAGITVPDFHLPEITIPEFVIPNLNLTDFQVSDLHIPDFQLPHISHTIEIPAFGKLYGILKIQSPFFTLDANTDVQNATASENQAEIEASISAKGASRLEMLNFDFQAKAQLSDPTINPLVLKESLRFSSKYLKTEHESEMLWVGNAIEGKSNTMAGIHTEKNTLELSNGVLVKINNQLTLDSNTKYFHKLNIPQLDFSSQADLHSDLKTLLEAGHIAWASSGTASWKLACHDFSDEGTHESQSSFTVEESITSFRLSNKINGKHLRVNQKILYESRFLNFSKFEIQSQAECQHVGRSVLTAKGLALLQEGKAEITGNHDAHLNGKVVGTLKNSLFFSAQPYEMTASTNNEGNLRVSFPLKLTGKIDFLNNYALFLSPSTQEASWQASGRFNQYKYHQNFSAGNNEKSIEAHIGINGEANLDFLNIPLTIPEMTLPYTKLTTPQMKEISLWEKTGLKDFLKTTKQSFDLSVRAQYKKNKDKHSIPVPLNAFYTLIHRNINSFSRLFERVRNQALDFFTKSYNEAKTTFDKYKVEKSLNQQPKIYKIPGYTIPVANIEVSPFTVKMLTFEYMIPKEISTPSITVLGSGIYVPSYTLVLPFLELPTLHVPKELSELSLPEFKVLSTINKILIPALGNITYDFSFKSSIITLNTNIGLYNQSDIVAHFLTSSSSVMDALQYKLEGTSSLTRKRGLKLAAALSLSNRFVEGNHDSTISFTKKNMDASVTTTARVQIPILKMTFKQELHGNTKSKPAVSSVIELKYNFNSPKLLSAAMGAVTHKLTLESLTSYFSIESSTKGSVEGSFGSQGYSGSLASEASTYLNSKGTRSSVTLQGASKADGLWDLKVKENFAGETTLQRIYTIWEQNIKNHLELGGLILTSGEHTSKATLELSLWKISALVQVRAHQPGSLLKINYLGQEVSLNVNTENQKISWKSQVQVHSGSLQNNIQLSNDQEVARFDMAVSLEGHLRFLKDTVLPVYDKSLWDLLKLDVTTSLNRKQYLRAATAVIYTKNPNGYLVSIPMQELDDKFIIPGLKRNNQNSVYVTPTFQVPFTDLQVPSYTLDLSEIEIYKKLSILPLTFNVSTLPKVKFPRVDVLIQYSKPEASSVPFFEITVPAAQLTVSHFTLPKSISVGSTVLDLNAVASNIADFELPTITVPEQTLEIPSMKFSVPAGILVPSFGTLTARFEVASPLYNTTWSAGLKNKGDHVETFLDSTCSSTIQFLEYDLNVVGTHKIEGGMLVYKTNASFAHRDFSAEYEEDGKYQGLGYWNGKVDLNITSPTLTDVCLHYQESENHFSSSVASPAIGTVVIDVKNISNTLLGWNLYYRPQASPDKILNIFKMELRVLELDDEVQIKANWEEGAVSELLSSLKDSVPRATRALYDYVNKYHQEYTGLDLKDASLKLRRGLQDSADQVYQGAMRQIDELDMELQRMARGTTETYQQWKDKAQSLYQELLAQEDRSGFQRLQKKVSDSLIRVTQGYNVTVKRATDLLVDLLNVTRFQLPGRARNYTADELCTVVTQETAKRLSQVHSNIHNGLHILFSYLLYLTEESELYKDLNNKFSFTSMHNQLISMVLEYVKMSIFFSQEIQKALSYLQSTMMTEMLSDLHRSLQDTFQEIERELKRFKEKKLTDFINQTLQNINTIFDIYISFVFRFLKENLDYNFVEFNELIQNKLQVASQELQQLHQYVQALHQEYFDPTTVGWTVKYYEFEEKIVNLIKNLVDVLKDFHSKYAVGAADFASQLSSQIETLIQKYLQEYLRILANAEERGKEKITELSTSAQEVIKSWTIAVKEIISDYHQQFTYKLQEFSDQLSDYCEKFISESKRLIDLSIQNYHMFLNYIMELLKELQSATVNDMSPYIKVAPGEFTITF